One part of the Oligoflexus sp. genome encodes these proteins:
- a CDS encoding PilZ domain-containing protein: MSDSAAKIRDKRVKPRFKIQVHARIKAQLIGSSSKFPFVTENISESGLLVNHEPMSRHAFNKHSILEVWVSNDAGEEIYFFAKYVRKASESSFAIKIIDIDGANSKKYQDFIDAHRSEAISDDSPEDDKN, from the coding sequence ATGTCGGATAGTGCAGCGAAAATTCGCGACAAGCGGGTCAAGCCTCGTTTTAAAATTCAGGTGCACGCACGGATCAAAGCCCAGCTGATCGGCAGTTCGAGCAAATTTCCCTTCGTCACGGAAAACATCTCGGAGTCGGGCCTGCTCGTCAACCACGAGCCCATGTCACGTCATGCTTTCAATAAGCACTCGATCCTGGAAGTATGGGTCAGCAATGATGCAGGCGAGGAAATTTACTTCTTCGCCAAGTATGTGCGAAAAGCCAGCGAATCATCCTTTGCGATCAAGATCATTGATATAGATGGCGCGAATTCCAAAAAATACCAGGACTTCATCGATGCGCATCGCAGTGAAGCGATTTCCGATGATAGCCCTGAGGACGACAAGAACTAG